From Mastacembelus armatus chromosome 9, fMasArm1.2, whole genome shotgun sequence:
CGGGCTTCGATATATTAGACTTCAGATCCCAAGTGTCCGATGAACCAGGCCTGTGAGCTTCCACATTAAAGCGCCACAAACTGTTGTACCGTGTCCAGCCTCAGTCTCTTAGCGGAGCAGCTGTGTGGACGAGGTGTCCCGGTGAATAACAAACAGGCCCAGCTCTCCGCAATaagtctctcttctctcttctctttgaGCTTTGTCTCACCGACGCTGACTGGGAGACACCAGGTGTGTTTGACCAGGTGTGTGGTTTAGTTTACCTGCCCTACGGTCTGTTGTATCCAGTGTTATACCACAGCTGTgacagcagggggcgctgctgCGGCAGCTAATGTTAAAcagtctgtttttatcatcagtCATTAAAACTGGTTATTATGCTTTGAATTGATTTATtaaagaggcagagacagatgatttttattcttcattGTCCATTTTTATATGTAGGAGTCTAATGTTGAACTTGTCACTTATTAGAAGTTTTCCAGTATTTCTGTCTATTTCTAACAGAATCATTAGAAGCTGTATCTGCAGGGTTTCTTGAATGGAGCTAGCAACGTTTAAAAAGACAGTGTTCCTGCTCTAGAaagtttttttattaattttttatgtCAAAGTAGCATGTATCattcaaagcaaatatttttgtatgtgtgtgtaataaataaaatataattttcagtACATCTGGTtgtcattgtgtgtctgtgatgtaTTAAATCATTTCAGAGAGAAGTTATCAGAGGACGACACATCTGTTGTTGTATTTCTCTTTTAGTTGCTGTTTCTTGCTCTTGTTCTCTCATCAGCTCCTCCATCTCTTTgagatgtttgtctttttgtgagAGTTCTTCCTTTAGTTCGGCTCATTCTCACAGCCACTGACATTATATGGAGTTTCCTGATACTGACGTTTCCTCAGACACAACAAACCACAACCACAGGACGACCGTTCACGTCACTCTTTACTTTCTGACAGTATCTGGTGACTGATTTTTTActtaattcagttttaaactCCTTCCTTCCTAGAATAGTGTTTCCTGAAGAGCTTTTTCCAGTTCCAGTCTTCCCTATCAGAATAATCCTGagacagtctggactctgcttctcttctttACTCTGCAGCTTGTTGATATATTTCTCCTGCTGTATGACTTTATCAGTTTGGGCCTGCATGAATGTTCCCACTGTATAGCAGCCTGGTTTGTCCTTGTTCAGTCTCATTGTGTCCACAGTGTCCAACAGCTCAGAGACCTGCTGCTTGTCCCTGATGTTGAGAACAACAGATCTTCCTCCACAGCTCTGACAGAGCTCCTGgatgtctctgttctctctgacaAAGTTAACAACAGCTGGAGCTGTAGGATCTGACTCCACAGTGAACAGGATCATGGTGAAGTCATTGACTCGAGAGCTGAACGTGTTCTGGATGGTCTTTAACTCTCCCTTGTCTTCATCAGTGAGGGGACCCACAGGTAGGACCAGGATGAAGGCATGGATGCCCTCAGGATCACAGAAGGAGCAGCTGATTTACAGAGACGCTCAGTCTCCTCCTGTGAGCTGACGACCAGTGAGTGTTTGAAAGCATCTTGATCAAACAGTCTCAGGATGAGCTCCAGTGTTTCTCTCTTTGAACTGGTGAATCTAGAGGTTTGTTGGTttcaccaacagcagcagaacatttgGTCCTGAAGACAAAGGTTCATACATCtcttcacttcctctttcaCTGTTTCCTCAGACAGACTGAAGATGTTTGGGGCTTTAACTACTGTCACAGGTTTCCCTCTCCACTCCCCATAGGTGACCAACACTGTTTTTGGAAAGGAATCCCTTGCAGGCCAATTATCAAGTTTCCAAGTCTTGTCTTTTTGGTGTCACTTTTCCCCAACAGTACAATCCTGAGTTTAGATTCTGtaaaacaggagagagagagaaggaaatcaTGGAACATAATCTCTGTATTGAACAGAACCACAGCTTCCATGTAGTATTAAAGGTGTGGTATCAACAAAGTGAcctttctgtctgctgcttcAGTGCGACTTTATTACACCTGCTAAGCAAAGCCGTTGGCAGGAGTACTTGCTTCACTCGATACATGTGCATCATAATACTGTGCACGGTTTATGCTCGGCCTTCACTTGAGTTGGGGCAACGTGTGGAGTGCTTTAAGTGTAGGGTTAGGGCGAAGCCTCCAGCAACCTTGTCATGAGTTGGGAGAACGGATGCAGGATCAGAGGTGTTATAATAAAGCAGAAGACTTACACTATGAGAAGAACACTGAAGATTTACCTCTCCTGCCAAGAGTCCACATGTGGCTCCACAGCAGGAGAAGTTGTCCTACTGGTCAAACCTTCAACCACAGGTAGTTTAGGATGCTAAGTGCATTTCATGCACAATGATAAAGTTAACGTTTGTGATAACATACAGGATCAACCGTGTGTTCTCCATAAAGCAGCTTGGACTCTCATCTGAGCTCATTCAGCTGTTGCTTTTAAAGGACTAAAGATCCCCCTTTCCAGAGCTTCACAGACTTTATCTGAAGTGGTATCCTGCTGCTTGATGTTTAACTATACTTTTTGTTGAGTTAGTGGTTTTCAGTGGATGCATCCTGGTTTTATGCCAGTGAGGTGTGATTATATTCACTTACCAGTCACTTTATCTGTAGCAGTATCTGAGATGTTTCACAGGTTGTACATCACCtgataatttaaaaacacaaaggtgtATTTTTATTGCTTGTTAAAACATGTATGGATTTTATCGTAGACCACTTTAGGACAGTACTAACTTAGTTTACTTCAAACACCATGCTTATACAGCAGCCCGTTTGTCCTGGTGTCCTGCAGAGGACATCCTGGCCTTTCTAGTGAAGCCTCTCAAGTTGAGGTGTGCCCAGCAGAGCACGTGTTTTAAAGTGGGGGCAGTTGCTGCAGGGACCTTCCCTGGCAGGGTTTCAGCTCTTTATAGTTACTGGGAGGTTTTATAATAACCAGTAATTCTCACGCAGGCACTAAAGGCAACATGGCAGTACCTTTAAAAATAGTTTCATTAAGATGAAGCAGTCAGTAAGATCAGAATGGACCATTCATTCTGATGAGACGATTAactgaaaatgcaaatgcaggAAACTTATTGAGTCCAGTGAGCTTGGAGCCTCAGTCCTGCTGAAACAGCTGTGTGTTCACAGTTTGGTCCATCCAGCCCAGTGTCTTTACAGAAGAACACATGAAGCCAAAACGTAAAAATCTAATCTGGCTGTAGTTTTTTGGCTCATCAGGTTTTTTAGTCTCtatcaaatcaaatcatcaCATTTGAATAGCTGCTGTGAATCGTTTGCAGTAGGTTTAGTTGGTAACTGATTGTGAACAGATCTGTGAACCTAAAATGTGAGGATGCAGTTTATTCTCATATAAATGAAAAGTGCATGAAATTtaacaaatacataaaactaCTTGACAGTTGTTAAAGACGTCAGCGTCACATTTAAAgggtttgttgtgtttgataAGTGTCTGTcccttttcctgttttacagTTTACGCTGAAGGTTTTCAGACAGATGTTAGACAGATgtgcttcattttctctcaaaCATGAACACGGTGCACCCACCCGATGGTGACTCCGTCAGCCTGAACCGCTGAGTTTTTCCATAGAGCTGAGCCATAATGTTTGTCAGTTACAGTGAGTTAGGAAAAGCTGGTCCCCCCAGTCACTGGGCCTGTAACGGAAACTGCCATAAAGTGGTTTTAAATCTCAAACCTTCATGAACATGATCCACCTCAAACTCTGCAGAAACATAGAGCAGCACTGCAAATAAATCCGACCTTTGACCTGCACTATGACTTTAAACTACACCTCTGGAGgagataagacaagataaatGTTACTATTATGAACCAAAGTTTGAGTTTACTGTTAGTGATCTTATACCAtgactttaaaaatgtcttaatgCTAATATCTGTTTGTCATTGTAGTGGAGGTTTGAAATGTTTGCCCAGTAGTTGGAACTAGTCTAAATGTGACCTGTGCTGCAGCCCGTTGAGCTCGGCCTTTAATGGGCTGCTTCAGTGGAGAGTCCGTGTGAGATAAACACATTTGGTCCAGTTATATTAGTCGTCACATCAACAGGATGTTggctttgtgtgtctgtgatgtgCCAGTTTTGAAAACGTTTCCTTATGTCCACCTGCCCCGTGTCGGGACACGTGTACTGACACTTGTGGAAACATGTTGAAGGCAGAGAATCATCTGTCATGTCAAGTTTCTGTCGCGTTTCGTTCGACGTGTATCATTAACATTTTAACGTGCACGTCAGTTCAGAAGCCGCTGTTATATAAGATCATGCTCTGGGTCTTTATGGGCCTCAGTGACACCTGGAAGAAGCTGCTGCATGTTGGGACAGGACCTGAGGACTCTGAGACTCTAACAGCAAATATGTGTGAACATTTCAGTTCATATGGTTTTTGGTTTGATAAAATCATAGATCACTTTAACACCCAATCCTCTAATCACCTgctgaatttaaaagaaattcaTCGTTTAATTTGTTTATCAGTAAAATCAAATTGTTGATTATttaaactctgtttttttttttttaagccgATTTATTTGACCTTATTGTTTTAGCAGGAATGATTCTGTCAGACATATTAATCTATTGGCTCTGCTGTTTTCTAACTTGGACCCAGACTGAATTCCAGAGATGTGGAGGTGATGGAGACGTTTGAATCCAGCGACTGTGGGTTCACATCCTGAACTGTAAAAGTCTGCACCGTGCACATGTACGCTCATATAAATTCTTCAAAACATGCCCATTTTGTAAATGGGGGCCTGTTGCCTGACACGGTTTCCGCCCCTGGTTTGCAGATCCAGGTGTTTTCTTTTAGCTCTTTCAGCTTCCTAATGAGAAACATGGAGCAGAATGAGCTGCAGCTGGGACCTGAAGTGTTAAAGGTCCTGAAAGCTGTGGATTTATAGATCCTCTCCCGCAGCTCCACAGGGTTTTACGTGTTCGTCACATCTGGGTCAGGAGGCCCCACATGCCTGCAGCTGGAGGGGACAGGCGTCTGCATGTCTGCCGTCAGGACCGACACATAAATACCTGCAGGTCCAGATGCCGCTCTCACTGTCGGACTGTCTGCATCTGGAAGACGCACGAGGAGGCTGAGAGACGCCAACATGGTCCCACTGAGGCTGGTCGTCTTCGGCCGTGAGTATCTGCTCCGAGGCTTCACAGCCTCCGGTCACAGAGTCGCTGTTTCTGGACCTGGTCCTGCTGTCCAACTACATAGTGCACAAACAGGAATTGAGGATTTACTCTCAGCTcaacagaaaaatgtagaaaaacaaaagaacaattttcttctttattttacGTTTTGAGTTCAGTCTGTGTCGACTGTAAACAGCCTCATTTGCTGATATTGAAACTGTATGTGATCAGACCCATAGACCATCTGATGTCCCACATTCAGAAAAAGTTTGAGTTTTGTCCTGAATCAGCTCCAGACAGGACAGAAGACCTTTGGGTCCCGGTGTTAGTGGTTAAAGTTGTgacctgtgttgtgttttcagtgctgGCTGCTGTTTGGCTTTTCACTGGTGCTGCTGGTAAGTTTGTCGTCATTCACATCTGTAGATTCAAAATCTACATAAAGTAAATTGCCTGTTAAGTGAAATATGTTAGCTCTCCAGTTGACTCAGCACAGGAGTGGATATCTGCAGTTTTTCCAACAGACGGTTCGATGTGTTAAAGCTGCAGTGACGC
This genomic window contains:
- the LOC113138602 gene encoding GTPase IMAP family member 8-like produces the protein MLASLSLLVRLPDADSPTVRAASGPAGIYVSVLTADMQTPVPSSCRHVGPPDPDVTNTCSFCDPEGIHAFILVLPVGPLTDEDKGELKTIQNTFSSRVNDFTMILFTVESDPTAPAVVNFVRENRDIQELCQSCGGRSVVLNIRDKQQVSELLDTVDTMRLNKDKPGCYTVGTFMQAQTDKVIQQEKYINKLQSKEEKQSPDCLRIILIGKTGTGKSSSGNTILGRKEFKTELSKKSVTRYCQKVKSDVNGRPVVVVCCV